In the Methanothermobacter marburgensis str. Marburg genome, ATCCCCCTCCTTCACCTGCCTGGCAACGATCTCCCTCTCATTGGCAAGGCGGGGGCTGAAGTACACACTCCTTATATCAACCTTTATACGGCTCCCGTACTCCCTATGGACGGTTTCAGATACCGGAGAACCTGCAATGAGTTCAAGGTCCCTGGTCCTTGTAACACCCTTCACCCCACTCCTCTTCATGTACACGGCACTCCGCCCTGTGAATTTAAGGGCGGCCTCACCTATTGCATGCCTGTACTCATGGAGCTCCTCGGGTATTTCAAGGATAACGGTATCCCCTATTATATCAAAGGACCGTCTGATGGATGCAAGCACGTCCTCAGGGATCCTGGATTTTAGCATATCAGTAAAACTTCGTGGGGAGCGTTTACTTCTCTCAAAAACATCATCGATGACCTCAACATCATCAAATTCCCCTGCAATCCCGGTGTCGATCACCGGTATGTAAACATGGCTTTCATCCCTCTTTATCCTGTAATCCCTGTTAAGGAGAGACTTCTCAGTTAAAATCCTGATTATGTCATTGGCCTTTTTCTTTGGAACCTTTAAACCCTTCATGGTGAACTTCCTGTTACAGTTTAAGCCACT is a window encoding:
- a CDS encoding class I SAM-dependent methyltransferase; translation: MKGLKVPKKKANDIIRILTEKSLLNRDYRIKRDESHVYIPVIDTGIAGEFDDVEVIDDVFERSKRSPRSFTDMLKSRIPEDVLASIRRSFDIIGDTVILEIPEELHEYRHAIGEAALKFTGRSAVYMKRSGVKGVTRTRDLELIAGSPVSETVHREYGSRIKVDIRSVYFSPRLANEREIVARQVKEGDVVLDMFAGAGPFAVAVARHGKASRIYAVDINPAAVGYIRENARLNRAEDIIVPVEGDVQDFLNDKECFADHVIMNLPGTACEFLDDAIRAVRDGGIIHYYEFSRDFETPVKRLRDAAAPFKVEILDRRRVKSRSPGVWHIGIDARIKKG